The Sinorhizobium fredii genome contains the following window.
AAACGTTCTGTTCCGGGTTCCGGCGCCTATTGGCTGGTCTGGCCCGAGTCGCGGGCCAACCACCCGCCGCTCGAAGCCTTCCGCAGCTGGCTCGCCGCCGAGGTCTCCTCCTGAGCCCCGCTCCAGAGTCGGCTATGCTCCTGCCACTGGAAGCGGGATCGGCTGTCTCCTGTCCTCTTCATCGAGAATGCTGAACGTAAACTTGCCCTGCTGGTCGCGCTCGACCGAATAGGTCAAGCGATCGCGAACATGGTTGTTCTCGTCGAAGGTCAGCACCCTCGGTTTCAGCTCCGTCAGCCGGCTCTCGTCGAGATAGACCGAGTTGCAAATGATGACCTGATCGCCCGGCTGGCAGGTGCGGGCGGCCGCCCCGTTGAGGATGCAGCACCGCGAGCCGCGCTCGCCGAGAATGACATAGGTGGAGATGCGCGCGCCGGAGTTCTTGTTCCAGATCTCAACGAACTCCATCGGCAGGATGCCCGCCGCCTCACAGTGGTCCGGATCCAAGGTGATCGAGCCGTGATAATTGAGGTTAGCCTCGGTCACGTGGATGCCGTGAAGTTTGCCAGCAACCAGTTTTCTCATGTTCCTCCCCTCGCTTCCGCCGCGTTGTCATAGAGCAACGGCTGTCGAAGGGAAAGTGACGTCAGAAACGGCGTGTGCTCGCCGGAGGCGCGTGTCGGATATTCGCCGACGTTTCACAAAGAATGCGGCGGCTGGATGCCAAGCGGCCTGAGCCGTGATACACGGCTGGAACGAGCATCTTTCCACTCCGCCGCTAGAGGTTGCTGCACGCCCGAACGTGGGCAAAGGATAAGGCGAAGAACACGATGCCTATTGCGAATACGACAAGGTCCATGTCGATAATTCCTGTCTGTTGTTTCTACTGACTGCGCGTCCCCGATAGGCGGCGCCGGCCGCCCGGTAGGTGATCGCGATGGCGTGCATATCCGTCGCCGCAGCGATCGAGGCGATGCGGCGCGTGGATCAATAGAATATGGCTCAAGCGCATAGGACGAGAGAGGTCCAAGAGGAAAGAAATAGGATTCCTATAGGAATTCGGCCGCTTCGGGGCTCATGCACGCAAACGCGCTTCGGCGTGAACATGCGAGACGCGAACGAAGCGCCAATTCCTCAGGCACTCCGGGCGAGGCGACGCACGAGGCCCTGCCGACCGCGTTCCATGACGACGTCATGGTTCCAGCTGAAGACGGGCTTCAGGATGACAGCAAGCCTGACCATCCAGGGTTTCGTCACCTTGACGATCCAGTCGTAGCGGATATTGCATACCGCTCCGTCCGGCCGCAGCGTCCATCGACCGGTCCCATCGAGCTCGCCTGAAGCTTTGCCCTCGATAAGCGATAGCGGTTCAACCCTGGTCGTTTCCATGTTGAAGGCCAAGTCATAGGGCAAAGCGGTGGACCATTTCATCCGACGCACGGCGCCGATGCCGGACTCGTCGCCTGGGCGCAGAAGCGTGACCTCATTGACCGAGGGCCACCAGTCCGGCCAGCTCTCGGGCGTGCTGAGCTCCCGCCAGACATCCTGGACAGAGGCGTCGACGGCCCAGGTCGTGACAAGATGAAACTCGGTCGATGCCATCGCGGTCTATCTCGCGGAGGCCGATGAATGGCCCTCACCAATATAGGCGATCCGGGCGGGCCGAAACAGCACCGCATGCTGTCGGTCATGCCGCAAGGCAACGATTGGGAGCGCCGCTACTGCCCGTAGGAAATGCGACGGCGCACATAGTTTGCGCGGCATGCAAAATTGCTGGATGGTGCAACGCACAATAATTCATCTTCCGCAGGTCATGCTATATTTTTGGGCATATCGGAATTGGCTAATTTTCCCTCGTCAATTCAGCCACATACGAGATCTGGCGGTGTTTGGCACGACGCTTGCATTGGTGTGCTTGCTTCGGTCAACGGCGATTGAAGCAAGTTCAGGCGAAATGCGCCTGCGAAGGACAGTGACGTCGCGACGGTCTTTGCCTCCGAAAGGGATACCTCCCGATCCCCGGAGCGCGATTTCCGAGCGGCGTTTTTTTCGTCGGTTTTCGACCGGCCAACAAGTTGAGGGAACGTGCGCATGACCAAGATATCGATCGGCGGCTTTACTCGCCGCAGCCTGCTGAAGACGACCGCGACGGCCGCCATGGTCGGCGCAGCGAAAACGCTATTGCCCTCCGGGGCCTTTGCCCAGGGGGCTGGTCCGGAGACGGCGAAAGCCATCCTCGGTTTCATCGCGCTGACCGATTCCGCACCGCTGATCATCGCCAAGGAGAAGGGCTTCTTCGACAAATACGGAATGACCGAAGTCGAGGTGGTAAAGCAGGCCTCCTGGGGAACGACGCGCGACAATCTGGTGCTCGGCTCTGCCGGCGCCGGCATCGATGGGGCACATATCCTGACGCCGATGCCCTATCTCATCTCGACCGGCAAGGTGACGCAGAACAACCAGCCGCTGCCGATGGCGATCCTCACCCGCCTCAACCTCGATGCCCAGGGCATTTCAGTCGGCGCGGCCTATGCGGATCTCAAGATCGGTCTCGATGCCTCGGTGCTGAAGGACGCCTTCGCCAAGAAGAAGGCGGCGGGTGCGGCGGCAAAGGTCGCGATGACCTTCCCCGGCGGTACGCATGACCTCTGGATCCGCTACTGGCTCGCCGCCGGCGGCATCGATCCGGACAAGGATGTCGAGACGATCGTCGTACCGCCACCGCAGATGGTCGCCAACATGAAGGTCGGCACCATGGACTGTTTCTGCGTCGGCGAGCCCTGGAACGAGCAGCTCGTCAACCAGAAGATCGGCTACACCGCCGTGAATACCGCTGAGCTCTGGGCCAAGCACCCCGAAAAGTCCTTCGCCATGCGCGCCGATTGGGTCGAGAAGAACCCGCGTGCCGCCAAGGCGCTGGTCATGGCCGTCGAGGAGGCCGCGCAATGGTGCGACGACATGGCGAACAAGGACGAGCTTGCCAAGATCGTCGGCAAGCGCAGCTGGTTCAACGTGCCGCCGAAGGACATCGTCGACCGGCTGAAGGGCGAATACGACTACGGCAACGGCAAGGTCGTGGAGAACAGCCCGCATTTCATGAAGTTCTGGCGCGACCACGCCTCCTACCCCTTCCAGAGCCACGACGCCTGGTTCCTCACCGAGAACATACGCTGGGGCAAGCTTGCACCGGATACGGATATCAAGGGGCTGATCGCCAAGGTCAACCGCGAGGACATCTGGCGCGAAGCGGCGAAGGATCTCGGCGTCGCCGACATTCCGCCCTCCACCTCGCGCGGCCCGGAAACTTTCTTCGACGGCAAGGTCTTCGATCCCGCCAATCCCGAAGCCTATCTGAAGAGCCTGGCAATCAGCCGCATCGCCTGATGCCGCAATCGCAGCCGGGCCCGGTCCCGGCTGCCGTCGACCGAGAACCCGTAGGAGAAGGGCATGTCCGCCACCAATCTGAAGCTCAAACCGCAGGCGCCGCCGCAGTCCTCGGCGCAGGTGATTGCTCTCGAGGCTACGGCAAGACCGCGCTTTGACAGCCGCCTGCCGCGCTTTGCCGCTCAAACCATCACCAATCTCTTGCCGCTGCTGGTGACGCTGACCTTCCTCACCCTCGCTTGGCAGCTCGCCTGTGCCTCGCCCGATTCGAGCCTGCCGGCGCCGACGCGCGTGCTCGAGGAGAGCTGGGAATTGATCGCGCATCCCTTCTATGTCGGTCAGGGTGCCGACCAGGGCCTCTTCTGGCACGTCTTCGCCAGCCTGCAGCGCGTCGCCCTCGGCTATGCCATGGCCGCCGCCGTCGGCGTGGCGCTCGGCACTCTGGTCGGCCAGAGCGCGCTCGCCATGCGCGGCCTCGACCCCATCTTCCAGGTGCTGCGCACCGTGCCGCCGCTCGCCTGGCTGCCGCTTTCGCTGGCCGCCTTCCAGGACGGCAACCCCTCGGCGATCTTCGTCATCTTCATCACCGCGATCTGGCCGATCATCATCAACACTGCCGTCGGCATCCGCAACATTCCGCAGGACTACCAGAACGTCGCCAGGGTGCTGCGGCTGAACGGCTTCGAATATTTCGCCAAGATCATGCTGCCGGCCGCCGCCCCGTATATATTCACTGGCTTGAGGATCGGCATTGGTCTCTCATGGCTGGCGATCGTCGCCGCCGAGATGCTGATCGGCGGCGTCGGCATCGGCTTCTTCATTTGGGATGCGTGGAACTCGTCGCTGATCAGCGACATCATCGTGGCGCTAATCTATGTCGGCATCGTCGGTTTCCTCCTCGACCGCATCATCGCGCTCATCGGCCGCGCAGTCGCCCGCGGCACGGCAAACGCCTGAAGAAAAGGAGGCTTTTCATGCCCAAGAGCTATCTCTCGCTGGAACTCATCGACAAGACCTTCGAACGTGGCGGCACCCGCAGCGAGGTTCTGAAACAGGTGTCGCTCGCGGTCGACAAGGGCGAGTTCATCTCGATTATCGGCCATTCCGGCTGCGGCAAGTCGACCCTGCTCAACATCGTCGCCGGATTGACGCAGGCGACGAGTGGCGTCGTGCTGCTGGACGGCCAGGTGGTCGACGAGCCGGGACCGGACCGCGCCGTCGTCTTCCAGAACCATTCGCTGTTGCCCTGGCTGACCGTCTATGAAAACGTTCGGCTCGCCGTCGACAAGGTGTTCTCGGCGACGCGCACTAGGCGGGAACGGCATGAATGGACCATGTGCAACCTCGAACTGGTGCAGATGGCGCATGCCGCGGACAAGCGCCCTTCGGAAGTCTCCGGCGGCATGAAGCAGCGCGTCGGCATCGCCCGTTCGCTGGCGATGGAGCCGAAGGTGCTGCTGCTCGACGAACCCTTCGGGGCGCTCGACGCGCTGACACGTGCCCATCTGCAGGATCAGGTGATGCAGATCCACGCGACGCTCGGGAACACGGTCTTGATGATCACCCATGACGTTGACGAAGCGGTCCTGCTTTCCGACCGCATCGTGATGATGACCAACGGCCCCTCCGCCCGGATCGGCGAAATCCTCGACGTGCCGCTCGCCCGCCCGCGCCGGCGCATCGAGCTCGCCTCCGATCGCACCTACCTGAAATGCCGCGAAGCGGTGCTCAAGTTCCTCTACGAGCGCCATCGCTTCGTCGAGGCTGCGGAGTGATCGAGGGCGCCGGGCGCTCTTGACCTTCCAACGGTGGGAAGCCCTATCTTCGGTTCCTAACGAAAATCGGAGACAGGAAATGCACCGCTACGAGATCAAAGACATGACCTGCAGCCATTGCGCAAGCGTGGTGGAAAGGGCGATTCGCGGCGTCGATCCCGCCGCGGCAATCAAGGTGGACCTCGGCAAGAAGGAAGTCAGCATCGAGACCGCGGCAAACAAGACTACGATCTCCGACGCGCTCAGAGCGGCCGGCTACGAAAGCCGGCCGCTCTGATCCACTCTGCCGGCCAACCCCCTCAGCGACCGGTTCACGATAGGCGAGCTATCTCAATCCTCACCCGGATACTGAAATCCTGGAGGAAGCTGCAGGCTGGCGGCATAGGCCGGCTCAGGCGCGGCGGCCTGCGCATGTTCCCGCGGCTTCATTCAATGGGCCGCGACGACGGAACGGATCGCCAATGGGCGATAGCGTTGGAGGAGATCCGGATTCTTCTCTTCCTTCGCCGCCTCGTCGTTGCGTCCTGACTTTGCTTGCCCCCTGGGCCAGAGAACGAACGGCTCAAGCGGTCACGTGCTTCACCATGGTGCCGCCACCGCTTGCCTGATCGGTCGGGAAGACTTCGACACGGGCGACATCGACAAATACCGGCAAATCGATGACATCGTTGATGATGCGGGCGATATTTTCCGGCTGAATCGAGCGGTATCCGTCGTACAGCATGGCCTTTGCCTGACCATCCGGAATCGAGGTCCGATAGAGAGACGTCTCCACGCGACCCGGAACGATTTCGCTGACGCGGACGGAAGTCCCCAGGAGATCGCAACGCAGGTCGTCGCAGAAGAGACTTAGTCCCGCCTTCGACGGTCCATAGACCGCCATGTTGGGATAGGCTGCCCGCCCGCCGCTGGAACCCACATAAATCAGATGCCCGCGCTTACGTGCGACCATGCCTGGCAGGAAGACGCGCGTTAAGTGCATCGGGGCCTTGAGATTGATATCGATCATCGCATCGATCTCGGAAGGTTCGATCTCGTGGAATGTGGCGCGGGTGGAAAGAATGCCGGCGTTGTTGACGAGGATATCGACTTCAACATCCTTCAACGCCTCGGCGATGACGGCCGTATCGCGCACGTCGGCCCGCACCGGAACAGCGCCGCACCCATCTGCCAGTTCCGCAAGCAGGCTTTCGTTGCGGCCCACCGCGTAAACCGTCAAGTCGCGTTGCCGCAGAGCCGAAACCGTCGATTTGCCGATACCGCTGGTCGCGCCGGTGACGACTGCCACGCGATAGGTGTCAGACATAGATATAGCCCCCGCTGACGACGACATTCTCGCCTGTGGCATAGGTGTTGCGGCTGGACGCCATCATGACGATCCATTCGGCCATTTCGACGGGCTCGGCGGCGCGGCCAAGGGCGCTCGCCTTGGCCAGCTCCGGCAGGAAGCCGAGTTCTTTAGCGCGGTCCGTCGCAAAGCCTGCCGGCGCCACCGAATTCACGAGGATCTGGTCCTTGGCGCATTCCTGGGCGAAGGACTTGGTGAGGCTGACCACCGCCGCCTTGGTCGCGGCATAGTGGGCATTCTGCGGATGCGCCTTGAAGGCATCGACGGAGGTGACGTTGACGATGCGTCCTGTCACTTCCGGCGCGTTCACGAACTGGCGCATATGCAGCACCGCCGCCACCATAATATGGTAGGTGCCCTTGACGTTGATGGCGTTCTCCAGGTCCCAGTCCTCGTCGGTGATTTCCAGGATCGGCTTGCGGGGATAGATCGCTGCGCTGTTGACGAGAGCATGGATGCGGCCAAGCTTGCCGGCAACCGTCTCGAAACCGCTGTGAGCCGTTTCTGCGCGGGAAATATCGGCAACCGCTACCGCCACCTCCGCGCCGAGTGCTTCCAGCTCCGCCGCCGCGGAGGCGAGCAATGCCTCATTGCGGTCAATAAGCCCGATCTTCGCCGCTCCATGCGCGATCATCAGTTTCGCAGTGGTGAGACCGAGGCCCGAAGCTCCCCCCACGATGACAACGGATTGGGCTTTCACGACGAGCCTCCTGATTGTTTGTATGTTATCACTTATATGCTAGGATGGATGGAGATCAAGCAGTTTTTGTCGGTGCGAAATGACTCCGCCGCGGGCCCAACACCTCCATCTTTGAAGAGAATCCCGCGAGGCAGGCAATCTATCGAGAAACGCGATATTTCGAGCGGCATGTGGCACGATATGTGATATGTGCCAACGGGGATTTTCAATCGGAGCAAATAGGTGTCGATTATCACGCAACGTGGCAATTTGGCAGAAATCGTCGTCACAAAGCTTACCGAGCGCATCGACTCCGGGCTCTATGCTCCCGGCGCGAAAATTCCCTCCAGCGCCCAGCTATGTGAGGAATTCGGCGTTTCCCGAACCGTCATTCGCGAGGCTCTGACATCTCTGAAGGTGGGAGGACGCGTAACCGCGCGACAAGGCGCTGGCGTCTATGTGACTGAGAAGGACGCCAAGACGCTTCACTATGAAATCAGCCGCATCGAGGACATTCGCTCGGCCATGCAGATCCTCGAATTGCGGCTTGGCGTCGAGATGCAATCCGTCGCTCTGGCCGCAACCAGGCGCACTCCGGAAGCTCTCGCGGAGATTGCCCGCGCCTATGACAAATTGGAAACCCTCAAAACGGACGATGCGGAAGTCGAAGCGCGCGCGGATTTCGACTTTCATCTGGCTATCGCCCGCGCCACCCGCAATCCGCATTTTCCGAGCTTTCTAGAAGCCGTCATGGAAAGCATCAACTTCGAACTGGTGCTGAAACATCGCCAATCGTCGCGCGCCTACAGTGGCTATTTGAAGAAAATCAACAGGGAACATGCGGCCATTCTGGCAGCGATCACCCAGGGCGACGTGAAGGCAGCAAAGCAGGCGCTTGCCGTGCATCTCGAGGAGAGCCTCAACAGATACCGGCTGATGCTGGACGAGCCTGAAAGTGTGGAGATGGCGGACTGATCAGGTTCGCAAATTTTCTACGCGCGCCTGCGGAGACTTCGGCAAGTCGTCGACACTGTCGCAGGATGCGTTCACTCAGCCGGCAATCTCCCGCCATTGGGGTCGCCTTGATGGAATGCCACCGTCACCCATCCTGTCCGGCAGCAGCGGCGTATTCTTACCTCCCCAGCGCCATCGCCTGTTCGCGGATCTGCGTGAGGCTCATTTTGGACGTCAGTGCTTCCGGATCGAGGCGGATTTCGATCAGCGCCGGCTTGCCGGAGGCTTCGCAGCGCTGGAACGCCGGGGCGAATTCCTCGGTCCTCTGCACCGTTTCTCCATGCAGTCCGTAGGAGCGGGCAAGCGCGGCAAAATCCGGGTTGGTCAAACGCGTGCCGGACACCCGGCCCGGATAATTGCGCTCCTGATGCATGCGGATGGTGCCGTACATGCCATTGTTGATAACCAGGACGATGACACGCGCGTCGTACTGCATCGCGGTCGCCAGTTCCTGGCCGTTCATCAGGAAGCAGCCGTCGCCGGCAAAGGCCACAACGATCCGGTCCGGCGCGGTGATCTTGGCGGCGATCGCCGCCGGCACGCCATATCCCATCGAGCCGTTGGTTGGGCCGAGTTGGGTGCGAAACGTCCGGTATTGATAGAAGCGATGCGCCCAGGCGGAATAATTTCCCGCCCCAGTGGTCAGGATCGCGTCGGGCTTCAGATGACCGCGCAGCCACTCCATCACCTCGCCCATCTGCACCGGGCCGGGAATTTCCGGATGCTTCAGGTTTTCTAGATAGTCCGCATGCGCGGCCCTCGTCCATTCCATCCAGGCAGCGGATGCCGCAGGTCTTAGCTTCGCCGCCTGCGACAGGAAGCCGGCCACGCTGGCATTGATTGGCAAAGCCGCGTGATAGACGCGTCCGAGCTCCTCGGCGCCCGGATGGACGTGCACAAGCGTCTGCTTCGGAACCGGAATGTCGATCAGCGTATAGGCGCCCGTCGTCATTTCGCCGAGCCGCGCGCCGATCGAAATCAAGAGATCGCAGGCCTTGATGTGCTGGATCAGCTTCGGCCCGGCGGCAAGGCCAAGGTCGCCGGCATAGTTCGGATGCCTATTGTCGAACAGGTCCTGGCAGCGGAAGGAGGCTGCGACGGAGAGCGAGAAGGCTTCGGAGAACGTCCTGAGGTCGGCGACCGCCTGCTGCGTCCAGCCACCACCACCGGCAACGAGCATCGGGCGCTTCGCTTCCGCGAGCAACCGGACGAGATCATCGAGCTGCTGCTCGCCCGCATAGGCCTCGACCCGCTTGTACGCCGGCGTATCGGCAACCGCCACCTCATCGGTCAGCATGTCTTCCGGAAGTGCGACGACGACCGGACCCGGCCGGCCGTTGACGGCGCGATGGAACGCCTGGCTGACGAGTTCGGGGATACGGGCCGCATCCTCAATCTCGACGATCCATTTCGCCATCTGGCCGAACATGCGGCGATAGTCGATCTCCTGAAATGCCTCGCGCTCCATCTGGTCGCGCGCCACCTGGCCGATGAACAGGATCATCGGCGTGGAATCCTGGAAGGCGGTATGAACGCCGACCGAGGCATTGGTGGCGCCCGGCCCGCGGGTAACGAAGCAGATGCCCGGCCTGCCGGTCAGCTTGCCATAGGCCTCGGCCATATAGGCCGCTCCGCCTTCCTGGCGGCAGATGACGAATTCGACCGCGTCTTCCGCATCGTGGAAGGCGTCGAGCACCGCGAGATAGCTTTCGCCCGGCACGCCGAATGCACGCTCGACGCCATGGATGCGCAGGGCGTCGACCAGCACTTGGCCGCCGCTGCGTGTCTCGATTTCGTTGTTCATGAAGTTCCCCTGCCCTTTTGGTCAGATGACGGCGTCTTCGAGGAAAGGACGGTTCGCCACAACCCGTTCGTAGCCAAAGGGCGCAAGGTCGAGCGTGCGGAAGCCTCCATAGGTAATGATTTCGGAAAGCCCACGCCCCATGGCCGGCGACTGCTGCAGCCCATGGCCGGAAAAGCCGTTGGCGAAGAGAAAGTTCTTCACCTCCGTATGCGGGCCGAGGACGACGTTGTGGTCGAGCGTGCAGTAGTCGTAGTGGCCGGCCCAGGAACTGACGACCTTGATCGCCTCGAAGGCAGGCACGCGGTTCGCCAGCGTCGGCCAGATCTCCTCCTCGAATTCGTCATGCATCACCTCGAAATCGTTCGGATCGACCTCCGGATCGTGCTTGGGATAGGTGCCCATCAGATAGAACTTGCCCTCCGGACGGAAAAAGACTCCCGTCGGATCGATGGTCAGTCCGACCTTGCCTTCAAGGGACGTGCGGCAATCGACGACGAAGAGCGAGCGCCGGCGCGACTCGACGGGGATGTCGAGACCGGCCATGCGGGCGACGTGTCTGCCGTTGGTGCCGGAGGTGTTGACCACCGTCCCGCAGCCGATCGTCTGGCCGCCCTTTGTCGTCACGGAAACGACGCGGTCGCCCTCGCGGTTGACCGCCACAACCTCGTCTTCGATGTATTCGACGCCGAGCGAACGGGCCTTCTTGCGGAAACCCTGCATCAAGCCGACGCTGTCGAACCAGCCTTCGCCACGCTCGCCGGTGCTGCCGAGCACCAGCCCTTCGAGGTTGAGCCAGGGGAAGCGTTTCGCGAGACCTTCGACCTCGAGCAGCGTCACTTCGGCGCCGCAGGAGACCTGCGTTTCGTGATTGCGGCGCAGCACCTCAGCGCCTCGTTCGTCGCCCGCAAGGAAGAGATAGCCCGCCTCGTGAAAGCCGATCTCCGGCGTATCGTCGTCGACGGCGACGTTCTCCTTGAAGTTGCGGATGAACTCCGTGCCGAACTGGGAGACCTTGACGTTAATGGCGTTCGAGAACTGATGTCGGATCGAACTGGACGAGAGCGCCGTCGCGCATCGTTGATAGGTCCAATCCTTCTCGATCACCAGGACGGAACCGGTGAAGTCCGGATTGGTCGCCAGGAAGTAGGCGGTCGAGCTGCCGACGACGGCACCACCGACGATGACGAGGTCATAGGAGGTCCTGGCAGCCCGCATCACTTGTTCTCGTCTTCGAAGTGGCCGGCCGCACAGAAGCTGCCGCCCTGGAAGCGCACGGCCGGATCGTTCGGATCCCCCTGCTCCGTCTTGGCGAACACCCTTTCCGCATAGTCGTCAGCACTGTCCTCCGGCTTGTAGCCGAGAGAAGCGGCGGTGCGGTTGTCCCAAAAGGCGCGGCTGTTGTTGGACATGCCGTAGGCGACCATGAAGCCGACGCGTTCGGCCGACAGGCTCTTTTCAACGAGTTGGCGGCAATCGCGGTAGGAGAGCCAGGTGATCAGATGTCGGCGATCTGTGGGCTCCGGAAAGGACGAGCCGATGCGCAGGCTTACCGTTTCGAGGCCGAACTTGTCGAAATAATAGCGGGCGAGGTTTTCGACGAAGGTCTTCGACACGCCGTAGAGACTGTCGGGCCGGGTCGGCACGTTGCCGTCGATGGTCTCGGTCCGCTCGTAGAAACCGATGGCATGGACCGAGCTGGCATAGACGATGCGCTTGACGCCATGCTGGCGGGCCGCCTCGTAAATGTTGTAGCTGCCGACGATATTGGCGTCCAGAATGGTCTTCCACGGCGCTTCGAGTCCCTGTCCGCCCATATGGACGATCGCGTCGCAGCCTTTCACTGCATGGGAAACGGCATCGAAATCGGCGAGGTCCGCCGGGGAATCCTCTTCGTGCGGCGCCAGGTTCTGGCACGCCTGTCGGGCCGAGAGCCGAACGATCTTGCCGAGCCTAGTACCGGATTTGCGAAGCTGTGTTCCAAGAGCGCCGGCGGCGCCGGTGAGAAGCGTGCGCTGATAATCGGTCACGAGACTTGATCCTGATTAGCGAAGTCTAGCCAGGGCACCGGCGGTTCGCTCGATGGCCAAAGCGAGGTTTTCGCGCGATGTTGCGAAGGACAGGCGAATATAGGGCTCTACGCCGAAAGCTGAACCCGGCACGGTCGCGACCTTTCCCTCCTTCAGGAGGTACGACGCCAGATCAGTGTCACTGGGGATTGTCGCTCCGTCCGGCGCGGTCTTGCCGATATAGGCGGCGCATTTCGGAAACAGATAGAATGCGCCTTCCGGGGCGCGTACTTCAAGACCGGCAATCGCGCCGAAACCTTGCGTCACCATTTCACCGCGCGCCTTGTATTCCGCCACAGCTTTCGTCACGAAATCCTGCGGGCCGTTCAGCGCAGCCGCGGCGGCAACCTGGGTGATCGAAGACGGACAGGTGGTGCTCTGTGACTGGAGTTTGTTCAACACCTTCGTCAGTTCCTTCGGCCCTGCCGCATAGCCGAGCCGCCAGCCGGTCATCGCATAGGCCTTGGACACGCCGTTGATCAGGAGCGTGCGATTGCGCAGTTCGGGGCATGCATTCGCGAATGAGGTGAAGGGCACGTCACCGCAGACGATGTGCTCGTAAATCTCGTCCGACATGATGGCGACGCGCGGGTGGCGTGCCAGCACTTCGCCAAGGGCTTTCAGCTCGTCGGCGGTATAGATCGCACCGGTCGGGTTGGAGGGTGAGTTAAACAGGAACCAACGCGTTTTGGGCGTAATCGCCGCTTCGAGGCGTTCAGGTGTAATCTT
Protein-coding sequences here:
- a CDS encoding thiamine pyrophosphate-binding protein, with the translated sequence MNNEIETRSGGQVLVDALRIHGVERAFGVPGESYLAVLDAFHDAEDAVEFVICRQEGGAAYMAEAYGKLTGRPGICFVTRGPGATNASVGVHTAFQDSTPMILFIGQVARDQMEREAFQEIDYRRMFGQMAKWIVEIEDAARIPELVSQAFHRAVNGRPGPVVVALPEDMLTDEVAVADTPAYKRVEAYAGEQQLDDLVRLLAEAKRPMLVAGGGGWTQQAVADLRTFSEAFSLSVAASFRCQDLFDNRHPNYAGDLGLAAGPKLIQHIKACDLLISIGARLGEMTTGAYTLIDIPVPKQTLVHVHPGAEELGRVYHAALPINASVAGFLSQAAKLRPAASAAWMEWTRAAHADYLENLKHPEIPGPVQMGEVMEWLRGHLKPDAILTTGAGNYSAWAHRFYQYRTFRTQLGPTNGSMGYGVPAAIAAKITAPDRIVVAFAGDGCFLMNGQELATAMQYDARVIVLVINNGMYGTIRMHQERNYPGRVSGTRLTNPDFAALARSYGLHGETVQRTEEFAPAFQRCEASGKPALIEIRLDPEALTSKMSLTQIREQAMALGR
- a CDS encoding NAD(P)/FAD-dependent oxidoreductase, which encodes MRAARTSYDLVIVGGAVVGSSTAYFLATNPDFTGSVLVIEKDWTYQRCATALSSSSIRHQFSNAINVKVSQFGTEFIRNFKENVAVDDDTPEIGFHEAGYLFLAGDERGAEVLRRNHETQVSCGAEVTLLEVEGLAKRFPWLNLEGLVLGSTGERGEGWFDSVGLMQGFRKKARSLGVEYIEDEVVAVNREGDRVVSVTTKGGQTIGCGTVVNTSGTNGRHVARMAGLDIPVESRRRSLFVVDCRTSLEGKVGLTIDPTGVFFRPEGKFYLMGTYPKHDPEVDPNDFEVMHDEFEEEIWPTLANRVPAFEAIKVVSSWAGHYDYCTLDHNVVLGPHTEVKNFLFANGFSGHGLQQSPAMGRGLSEIITYGGFRTLDLAPFGYERVVANRPFLEDAVI
- a CDS encoding NAD-dependent epimerase/dehydratase family protein, with translation MTDYQRTLLTGAAGALGTQLRKSGTRLGKIVRLSARQACQNLAPHEEDSPADLADFDAVSHAVKGCDAIVHMGGQGLEAPWKTILDANIVGSYNIYEAARQHGVKRIVYASSVHAIGFYERTETIDGNVPTRPDSLYGVSKTFVENLARYYFDKFGLETVSLRIGSSFPEPTDRRHLITWLSYRDCRQLVEKSLSAERVGFMVAYGMSNNSRAFWDNRTAASLGYKPEDSADDYAERVFAKTEQGDPNDPAVRFQGGSFCAAGHFEDENK
- a CDS encoding pyridoxal phosphate-dependent aminotransferase is translated as MNMMTFESSRAATIKSSPSMAISLAAKAMRAQGEHVVDLSLGEPDFDTPAHVVAAATDAMKRGIIRYTAPDGLPELREAIVAKFRRENDLDYAMDEISIGNGAKQILFNAFLGTLEPGDEVVVPAPYWVSYTDIVILHGGLPVVVPCGVEDAFKITPERLEAAITPKTRWFLFNSPSNPTGAIYTADELKALGEVLARHPRVAIMSDEIYEHIVCGDVPFTSFANACPELRNRTLLINGVSKAYAMTGWRLGYAAGPKELTKVLNKLQSQSTTCPSSITQVAAAAALNGPQDFVTKAVAEYKARGEMVTQGFGAIAGLEVRAPEGAFYLFPKCAAYIGKTAPDGATIPSDTDLASYLLKEGKVATVPGSAFGVEPYIRLSFATSRENLALAIERTAGALARLR